Proteins from a genomic interval of Gemmatimonas sp.:
- a CDS encoding DUF58 domain-containing protein: MSTRADQLDPAVLAALGHLELVARWVVDGFITGLHRSPRKGFSVEFAEHRPYMPGDDLRYLDWRIAGRADRWVVKQFEEETNARAMLVLDVSASMQWAGDPARLTKLAYAERLASAMALLLLRQRDAVGLVRFDAALRDVVPPRSQRGQWRRLVAAFAEPGGGTASNVGEALAAAGKLVRRPGFVVLLSDLLTDPAPAADAARTLRARGHEVLVLHVMDPAERDFPESGEARYRDPESGHEVPASPGDVRTTYRTTVQEALADWKSALGRAGARYALAYTDEPFGRALRHLVGVNGRGAMV; encoded by the coding sequence ATGTCCACCCGCGCCGACCAGCTCGATCCCGCCGTCCTCGCCGCCCTTGGCCACCTCGAACTGGTCGCCCGCTGGGTCGTGGACGGCTTCATCACCGGGCTCCACCGGTCGCCGCGCAAGGGGTTCAGCGTGGAGTTCGCCGAGCATCGTCCGTACATGCCGGGCGATGACCTGCGCTATCTCGATTGGCGCATTGCCGGCCGGGCCGACCGCTGGGTGGTGAAGCAGTTCGAAGAGGAGACCAACGCCCGCGCCATGCTCGTGCTGGACGTGAGCGCCTCCATGCAGTGGGCCGGGGACCCGGCGCGCCTTACCAAGCTGGCGTACGCGGAGCGGCTGGCCAGTGCCATGGCGCTGTTGCTGCTGCGCCAGCGCGATGCCGTGGGGCTGGTGCGCTTCGACGCCGCCTTGCGCGATGTGGTCCCGCCCCGCTCGCAGCGCGGGCAGTGGCGTCGGCTCGTGGCGGCCTTCGCCGAACCGGGGGGCGGAACGGCCTCGAACGTGGGGGAGGCCCTCGCGGCTGCCGGCAAGTTGGTGCGCCGCCCCGGCTTCGTGGTCTTGCTCTCCGATCTCCTCACCGACCCCGCGCCCGCCGCCGATGCCGCGCGCACCCTGCGCGCTCGCGGCCATGAGGTGCTGGTGCTGCACGTCATGGACCCCGCCGAGCGCGACTTCCCCGAGAGCGGCGAGGCGCGCTATCGCGATCCCGAAAGCGGCCACGAAGTGCCGGCCAGCCCCGGCGATGTGCGCACCACCTATCGCACCACGGTGCAGGAAGCGCTCGCCGACTGGAAGTCGGCGCTTGGTCGGGCCGGTGCCCGCTACGCGCTGGCATACACCGACGAGCCGTTCGGGCGCGCCCTGCGGCACCTCGTGGGCGTCAACGGCCGCGGGGCGATGGTATAA
- the lepA gene encoding translation elongation factor 4, producing the protein MHLSHIRNFCIVAHIDHGKSTLADRLIEKTGTLQKREMKSQVLDTLDLERERGITIKLNAVRMSYTAGDGQHYELNLIDTPGHVDFTYEVSRSLAACEGAILVVDASQGIQAQTLSNLFLAMDAGLEIIPVLNKIDLPGAEPERRRQEVVDLIGCLPEDVLCVSGKEGTGVPELLEEIVRRVPPPTGELDGPLRALIFDSYYDKYRGAIPSIRVVDGEIRKGMKITFGVSDNVYEVAEVGYLQLRQVPTDALRAGEVGYVLAAVRSVRETRAGDTIFDKDNRAAEALPGYQEVKSFVFAGIYPTDTTQYETLRDALEKMKLNDASLQYEPETSTALGFGFRCGFLGLLHMEIVQERLEREYDLDLVTTVPSVEYHVTKTDGTELLVENPALMPPAVVIDDVQEPYVRARIMCPAEYIGPIMTLGMERRGIYKNTRFLDTVRVELDWEFPLGEIILDFFDKMKTVSRGYASLDYEMLEYRSSDLVRLDMLINGDAIDAFSVIVHKDKAYEWGRKVAEKLKELIPRQLFEVAIQATIGQKVIARETVKPLRKDVLAKCYGGDISRKRKLLEKQKEGKKRMKQVGSVEIPQEAFLAVLQVD; encoded by the coding sequence TTGCATCTCAGCCACATCCGCAACTTCTGCATTGTTGCCCACATCGATCACGGCAAGTCCACGCTCGCCGACCGCCTGATCGAGAAGACCGGCACACTGCAAAAGCGCGAAATGAAGTCACAGGTGCTCGACACGCTCGACCTCGAGCGCGAACGCGGCATCACCATCAAGTTGAACGCCGTCCGCATGAGCTACACCGCGGGCGACGGACAGCACTACGAGCTCAACCTCATCGACACCCCCGGCCACGTGGACTTCACGTACGAGGTGTCGCGGTCGCTGGCCGCCTGTGAGGGCGCCATTCTCGTGGTGGATGCGTCGCAGGGCATTCAGGCGCAGACGCTGTCCAATCTCTTCCTGGCCATGGACGCGGGGCTCGAAATCATCCCCGTGCTCAACAAGATCGACCTCCCCGGCGCCGAGCCGGAGCGCCGTCGGCAGGAAGTGGTGGACCTTATCGGCTGCCTGCCCGAAGACGTGCTGTGCGTGAGCGGCAAGGAGGGCACGGGCGTGCCCGAGCTGCTCGAGGAAATTGTGCGTCGCGTCCCGCCGCCCACGGGTGAGCTGGATGGCCCGCTGCGCGCCCTCATCTTCGACTCGTACTACGACAAGTACCGCGGCGCCATTCCCAGCATCCGCGTGGTGGATGGCGAGATCCGCAAGGGCATGAAGATCACTTTCGGCGTCTCCGACAACGTCTACGAAGTCGCCGAAGTGGGGTACCTGCAGCTGCGCCAGGTGCCCACCGACGCGCTGCGCGCCGGGGAAGTGGGGTACGTGCTCGCCGCCGTGCGCTCCGTGCGCGAAACGCGAGCCGGCGACACGATCTTCGACAAGGACAACCGCGCGGCCGAAGCGCTGCCCGGCTATCAGGAAGTCAAGTCGTTCGTGTTCGCGGGCATCTATCCCACCGACACCACGCAGTACGAGACACTGCGCGACGCGCTCGAGAAGATGAAGCTCAACGACGCGTCGCTGCAGTACGAGCCCGAAACGTCCACCGCACTTGGCTTCGGCTTCCGGTGCGGGTTTCTGGGGCTCCTGCACATGGAGATCGTGCAGGAACGTCTCGAGCGCGAATACGACCTCGACCTCGTCACCACGGTGCCGAGCGTGGAGTACCACGTCACCAAGACGGACGGCACGGAGTTGCTGGTCGAGAACCCGGCGCTCATGCCGCCGGCGGTGGTGATCGACGACGTGCAGGAGCCGTACGTGCGCGCGCGCATCATGTGCCCGGCCGAATACATCGGGCCCATCATGACGCTGGGCATGGAACGGCGGGGCATCTACAAGAACACGCGCTTCCTCGACACCGTGCGCGTGGAGCTGGACTGGGAGTTTCCCCTCGGCGAAATCATCCTCGACTTCTTCGACAAGATGAAGACGGTGAGCCGCGGGTATGCGTCGCTCGATTACGAGATGCTCGAGTACCGCTCCAGTGACCTCGTGCGCCTCGACATGCTCATCAACGGCGACGCCATCGATGCGTTCTCGGTGATCGTGCACAAGGACAAGGCCTACGAGTGGGGGCGCAAGGTGGCGGAGAAGCTCAAGGAGCTCATTCCGCGCCAGCTCTTCGAAGTGGCCATTCAGGCCACCATCGGTCAGAAGGTCATTGCGCGCGAGACCGTGAAGCCGCTCCGCAAGGACGTGCTGGCCAAGTGCTACGGCGGCGACATCTCCCGCAAGCGCAAGCTTCTGGAGAAGCAGAAGGAGGGCAAGAAGCGCATGAAGCAGGTGGGCAGCGTGGAGATTCCGCAGGAAGCCTTCCTGGCGGTGCTTCAGGTGGATTGA
- a CDS encoding BatA domain-containing protein, translated as MAFLAPAFLALGLLAGVPLLVHLLRRRVGRVIDFPAVRYLERMEQEHSRDLKLRNRLLLLLRLLAVLALALAAARPIARLLGVGHAPMALAIVVDNSLSTGVVQNGRVLFDSLRVDARALVGELTADDRAWIVTADGRVIGGGPDALRAGLDALQPLGGRGDLAAATRRAVGLARSGAPRTPVVAIVSDGQRSSFRSDSVVQSDEVPVITLQRDGPLPRNRAVLQATPEPVRWTPGGTVTLAVTSPDSAAWRLTLNGRTVARGTVPPATLEAPARVTQRLASTSSGWVRGSVELDADALRADDTRWFAVRVAPPPTVNVRGEGGVFLGAALGTLVDEGRLARARAGESRAVTVSGADAPGTRLPVLLTAPRDPIAVGEANRQLERLGIPWRFGAIARSQVLARVPARGGAVDTSSISARAFDGTPVRTRYPLQYSPGSGAAAPTGAPDTIATAGGAPWVVAGEGYVLLGSPVDPEATDLPLDAAFVPWLLEALARRLGDDGRLIEASPGQVVSGLRDLTGLEAPDGTVSPLASDRLTVPTQAGVYFLRRQETRAGALVVNGEPSESEFAAAATATAAPNAAVAALVTGRDVVTATDGTKWQEAVFSRAAGQALLLPLVALALAALLAEAYVSGR; from the coding sequence ATGGCGTTCCTGGCCCCCGCTTTTCTTGCCCTCGGCCTGCTGGCCGGTGTGCCGCTGCTGGTACACCTGCTGCGCCGCCGCGTCGGGCGTGTGATCGATTTCCCCGCCGTGCGCTACCTCGAGCGCATGGAGCAGGAGCACAGCCGCGATCTCAAGCTGCGCAACCGGCTGTTGCTGCTGCTGCGGCTGCTGGCGGTGCTGGCGCTGGCCTTGGCTGCCGCGCGGCCCATCGCCCGGCTGCTTGGTGTGGGGCATGCTCCCATGGCGTTGGCCATCGTCGTGGACAACTCGCTCAGCACCGGCGTGGTGCAGAACGGGCGGGTGCTTTTCGACAGCCTGCGGGTGGATGCCCGGGCGCTGGTGGGTGAACTCACCGCCGACGATCGCGCGTGGATCGTCACGGCCGACGGCCGGGTCATCGGTGGGGGGCCGGACGCGCTGCGCGCCGGGCTCGACGCGCTGCAGCCGTTGGGGGGGCGTGGCGATCTGGCCGCCGCCACCCGGCGCGCCGTGGGACTGGCGCGCAGCGGGGCGCCGCGCACCCCGGTGGTGGCCATCGTAAGCGACGGCCAGCGCAGCTCGTTTCGCAGCGACTCGGTGGTGCAGAGCGACGAGGTGCCGGTGATCACGCTGCAACGTGACGGCCCCCTGCCGCGCAATCGCGCCGTGCTGCAGGCCACACCGGAGCCGGTGCGCTGGACCCCTGGTGGCACGGTCACGCTGGCGGTGACCTCCCCCGATTCGGCCGCGTGGCGGCTGACCCTCAACGGCCGCACCGTGGCGCGTGGTACGGTGCCGCCCGCCACGCTCGAGGCACCGGCCCGCGTGACGCAGCGTCTTGCCAGCACCAGCAGCGGGTGGGTGCGCGGCAGCGTGGAACTCGACGCCGACGCCCTGCGCGCCGACGACACGCGGTGGTTTGCCGTGCGCGTGGCGCCGCCTCCCACGGTGAACGTGCGCGGTGAGGGGGGCGTGTTTCTGGGCGCCGCGCTGGGTACGCTGGTGGACGAAGGGCGGCTGGCCCGCGCGCGCGCCGGGGAATCACGTGCCGTGACCGTATCGGGGGCCGACGCACCCGGTACCCGGTTGCCCGTGCTGCTCACGGCACCGCGCGACCCCATTGCGGTGGGTGAGGCCAACCGCCAGCTCGAACGCCTCGGCATTCCGTGGCGCTTTGGCGCCATTGCCCGCTCGCAGGTGCTGGCCCGCGTGCCGGCGCGCGGCGGTGCCGTGGACACCAGCTCCATCTCGGCCCGCGCCTTCGACGGCACACCGGTACGCACCCGGTACCCCTTGCAGTACTCCCCGGGCAGCGGGGCGGCGGCGCCGACCGGCGCCCCCGATACCATCGCCACCGCCGGCGGCGCGCCGTGGGTGGTGGCCGGCGAGGGGTACGTGCTGCTTGGCTCGCCAGTGGACCCCGAGGCCACCGACCTGCCGCTCGATGCGGCGTTCGTGCCCTGGCTGCTGGAGGCGCTCGCGCGGCGGCTGGGCGACGACGGGCGCCTCATCGAGGCCAGCCCTGGGCAGGTGGTGAGTGGCCTGCGCGACCTGACCGGCCTCGAGGCGCCCGACGGCACGGTATCGCCGCTGGCCTCCGACCGGCTCACCGTGCCCACGCAGGCCGGTGTGTATTTCTTGCGGCGGCAGGAGACCCGGGCGGGGGCCCTCGTGGTGAACGGGGAGCCCTCGGAGTCGGAGTTTGCCGCGGCGGCCACCGCGACCGCCGCACCCAACGCGGCCGTCGCGGCACTCGTGACCGGCCGCGATGTGGTGACCGCGACCGACGGAACGAAGTGGCAGGAGGCTGTGTTCTCCCGAGCGGCGGGTCAGGCACTGCTGTTGCCCCTCGTGGCGCTGGCCTTGGCAGCGCTGTTGGCGGAAGCCTATGTGAGCGGTCGTTAG
- a CDS encoding serine hydrolase domain-containing protein yields the protein MPSIARLLRLLAPGMLMACGGAPTAPAPTPATSSPAPLPAPPADVRALPFVHPAPGAEWPTVSAGALGWDTTALRAALDWAGTQRSTAVVITWRGRLVAERYWRGWTGETDSIIASAGKSVLATLIGQLQAEGRLSIDAPASQYLGAGWSRSPSTEGRITVRHLLQMSSGLDDSLRTVAAPGTRFYYNNPAYYQLFAAVTRAAGQDITTASRTRLFDRIGMTCSWRFNVDTGEPGFILSCSARDMARFGLLTLSRGAWGPTRIVADTSWVTQMWRPAPHDNPAYGMLWWLNGTERHRIPGPSVLPTLTGPLMPSAPRDLVAALGKGDKKIYVIPSLDLVVVRHGDEADVSGGNPLAMSTFDEQFWQRLRQAIRY from the coding sequence GCCGGGAATGCTCATGGCCTGCGGCGGTGCCCCCACGGCGCCAGCGCCCACGCCGGCGACATCGTCACCGGCACCGTTGCCGGCACCGCCAGCCGATGTGCGTGCCTTGCCCTTCGTGCACCCCGCTCCGGGGGCGGAGTGGCCCACGGTGAGTGCCGGTGCCCTGGGCTGGGACACCACGGCGCTGCGCGCCGCCCTCGACTGGGCCGGTACCCAACGCTCCACCGCTGTGGTCATCACCTGGCGGGGGCGCCTGGTGGCGGAGCGGTACTGGCGCGGATGGACCGGCGAGACCGACAGCATCATCGCCTCCGCCGGCAAGAGTGTGCTTGCCACGCTCATCGGGCAGTTGCAGGCGGAGGGGCGCCTCTCGATCGATGCCCCGGCCAGCCAATACCTGGGGGCGGGATGGTCGCGCAGCCCCAGCACCGAGGGGCGCATTACCGTGCGTCACCTGCTGCAGATGTCCTCCGGGCTCGATGACTCCCTGCGCACGGTCGCCGCACCGGGGACGCGGTTCTACTACAACAATCCGGCCTACTACCAGCTCTTTGCGGCGGTCACGCGCGCCGCGGGACAGGACATCACCACGGCCTCGCGCACGCGCCTGTTCGATCGCATTGGCATGACGTGCAGCTGGCGATTCAACGTGGACACCGGCGAGCCGGGCTTCATTCTCAGCTGCAGCGCCCGGGACATGGCACGCTTCGGCCTGCTCACGCTGTCGCGCGGGGCGTGGGGCCCCACGCGCATCGTGGCCGACACGTCGTGGGTGACGCAGATGTGGCGCCCGGCGCCGCATGACAATCCGGCGTACGGCATGCTCTGGTGGCTCAACGGCACCGAGCGGCACCGCATTCCCGGGCCCTCTGTTCTTCCAACACTCACTGGCCCGCTGATGCCGTCGGCGCCCCGTGACCTGGTGGCGGCCCTCGGGAAGGGGGACAAGAAGATCTATGTGATCCCGAGCCTCGACCTCGTGGTGGTACGACACGGCGACGAGGCCGATGTGAGCGGCGGCAACCCGCTGGCAATGAGTACCTTCGACGAGCAGTTCTGGCAGCGATTGCGCCAGGCGATCCGCTACTGA
- the mfd gene encoding transcription-repair coupling factor, whose translation MGLPRLLDAVAGLSAFDRVLKTLPGPGGSLRVGGLAGSADAVLVAALARAMPQRLVVVITDQLGDAERWLADLQALVDDVPVALYPPREGFGEVEPHAEVAGERVETLEKLGRSGVRILLTTSRAVLEKTALPRALSGARLELRKGDVRRPEELAAHLESIGFERVPMVEDVAQFSVRGGIFDIYSFGMAEPVRLEFWGDDIIELRHFDLNTQRSTRDAAVALVLPVDGRVQLGDDTGERVTLPELWPADSLVIMPSGSSVLPELVRTWEEASHHIELALRRGEEYTHRDRLFVEPPKMASTLARFGTVRFNPPPQRAVSTNAADNVPVGPEPDVAFPIRHPETISRDLRVLRRLQRDGLHTVILCDNAGQAERLEELLGEDGPVAASLAIGVLGGGFVVPNVVRVLTDHEIFRRERRLRRARRYSTGASLESLGALKPGDYVVHLEHGIGIYRGIEQVFVREATIESAVIEYEGGDRLNVPLYRIDQIERYRSASDVSDDAPPPRLHKLGGNKWKAQREKTRMAILEMTQELLHLYARRKVTTRPPHGTDGAWQRQLESSFLFEDTPDQRKATEDVKRDLEGERPMDRLLVGDVGYGKTEIAIRAAFKAVQSGRQVAVLVPTTILAEQHARSFGDRLADFPVTVEVMSRFQTAGQQAVVVEKLKKKQIDIIIGTHRLLSPDVSFAELGLIIVDEEHRFGVKHKERLKQLKLSTDVLTLTATPIPRTLHQSLAGLRDLTLMQTAPRDRSPVLTFVEPFDDALIEEAVSRELDRGGQVFFVHNRIETIEAIADHLRRIVPRARVGVGHGQMKERDLEKIMRQFVEGELDILVSTLIVESGLDVPNANTMFVNRADHLGLAQLYQLRGRVGRSHRRAYCYLLVPDRVDEDAERRLAVLEHHTELGAGYRVALKDLELRGAGNLLGPEQSGFVHSVGFDLYLRLLDETVRQLSDDGSQKAWIPADVNLDFPSFLPDDYIASPEAKLDVYRRLTALRDAGAIEALRQEVRDRFGALPAPAEALFGSAMLRVIGAALGVEGVLVRASEARITFRADAVPRLKGLSAAFHGVQFQVDVRRAQPLALKLTRLGGAEMLDGLIRALKALVP comes from the coding sequence ATGGGACTTCCACGTCTGCTCGACGCGGTCGCCGGGCTCTCGGCCTTCGATCGTGTGCTCAAGACCCTTCCCGGTCCGGGTGGGTCGCTTCGTGTTGGCGGCCTTGCCGGTTCGGCCGACGCCGTGCTGGTGGCCGCGCTCGCGCGTGCCATGCCGCAGCGGCTGGTCGTGGTCATCACCGACCAGCTGGGTGACGCGGAGCGGTGGCTCGCCGACCTGCAGGCGCTGGTCGACGATGTGCCGGTGGCGCTCTACCCGCCGCGCGAAGGGTTTGGTGAAGTGGAGCCGCACGCCGAAGTGGCCGGCGAGCGGGTGGAAACGCTCGAGAAGCTTGGGCGCAGCGGCGTTCGCATTCTGCTCACCACCTCGCGGGCGGTGCTCGAAAAGACCGCGCTCCCCAGGGCGCTCTCAGGCGCGCGCCTCGAGCTGCGCAAGGGGGATGTGCGGCGCCCCGAGGAGCTGGCGGCGCACCTGGAGAGCATCGGCTTCGAACGCGTGCCCATGGTCGAAGACGTGGCGCAGTTCAGTGTGCGCGGCGGCATCTTCGACATCTACTCGTTCGGCATGGCGGAGCCGGTGCGCCTCGAGTTCTGGGGCGACGACATCATCGAGCTGCGTCACTTCGACCTCAACACGCAGCGCAGCACGCGCGACGCCGCGGTGGCGCTCGTGCTGCCAGTGGACGGGCGCGTGCAGCTGGGCGACGACACGGGGGAGCGCGTCACGCTCCCCGAGCTCTGGCCCGCCGATTCGCTCGTGATCATGCCGAGCGGCAGCAGCGTGTTGCCGGAGCTCGTGCGCACCTGGGAGGAGGCGTCGCATCACATCGAGCTCGCCCTGCGCCGCGGCGAGGAGTACACGCACCGCGACCGGCTCTTCGTGGAGCCGCCGAAGATGGCGAGCACGCTGGCGCGCTTCGGCACGGTGCGCTTCAATCCGCCGCCACAGCGCGCCGTCAGCACCAACGCCGCCGACAACGTGCCGGTGGGGCCGGAGCCCGACGTGGCGTTCCCCATTCGGCATCCGGAGACGATCTCGCGCGACCTGCGCGTGCTGCGTCGCCTGCAGCGGGATGGTCTGCATACGGTCATCCTGTGCGACAACGCCGGTCAGGCGGAGCGCCTCGAGGAGCTCCTTGGCGAAGACGGACCCGTGGCCGCGTCGCTCGCCATTGGCGTGCTGGGAGGCGGCTTCGTGGTGCCCAATGTGGTGCGGGTGCTCACCGACCACGAGATCTTCCGCCGCGAACGCCGCCTGCGCCGGGCACGCCGCTACAGCACCGGCGCATCGCTCGAGTCGCTGGGGGCGCTCAAGCCGGGGGACTATGTGGTGCACCTCGAGCACGGCATCGGCATCTATCGCGGCATCGAACAGGTGTTCGTGCGCGAGGCCACCATCGAAAGCGCCGTCATCGAGTACGAAGGGGGCGATCGGCTGAATGTGCCGCTGTACCGCATCGATCAGATCGAACGGTATCGCAGCGCCAGCGATGTGAGCGACGATGCGCCCCCGCCGCGATTGCACAAGCTGGGGGGCAACAAGTGGAAGGCGCAGCGCGAAAAGACGCGCATGGCCATTCTGGAAATGACGCAGGAGCTGCTGCACCTCTATGCGCGCCGCAAGGTCACCACGCGGCCGCCACACGGCACCGATGGGGCGTGGCAGCGCCAGCTGGAGAGCAGCTTCCTGTTCGAGGACACGCCCGACCAGCGCAAGGCCACCGAAGACGTGAAGCGCGATCTCGAGGGCGAGCGCCCCATGGATCGCCTGCTCGTGGGCGACGTGGGCTACGGCAAGACCGAAATCGCCATTCGCGCCGCCTTCAAGGCGGTGCAGAGCGGACGGCAGGTGGCGGTGCTGGTGCCCACCACCATTCTGGCCGAACAGCATGCGCGCAGCTTCGGCGACCGTCTGGCCGACTTCCCGGTCACGGTGGAGGTCATGAGCCGCTTCCAGACCGCCGGTCAGCAGGCGGTGGTGGTGGAGAAGCTCAAGAAGAAGCAGATCGACATCATCATTGGCACGCACCGGCTGCTCAGCCCCGATGTGTCGTTCGCCGAGCTTGGCCTCATCATCGTGGATGAGGAGCACCGCTTTGGCGTGAAGCACAAGGAACGGCTCAAGCAGCTCAAGCTCAGCACCGACGTGCTCACGCTCACGGCCACCCCCATTCCGCGCACGCTGCATCAGTCGCTGGCGGGGCTGCGCGACCTCACGCTCATGCAGACGGCGCCGCGCGACCGCTCGCCGGTGCTCACCTTCGTGGAGCCGTTCGACGACGCGCTCATCGAGGAGGCGGTCAGCCGGGAGCTCGACCGCGGCGGGCAGGTGTTCTTCGTGCACAACCGCATCGAAACCATCGAAGCGATCGCCGACCATCTGCGCCGCATCGTGCCCCGCGCCCGCGTGGGGGTGGGGCACGGGCAGATGAAGGAGCGCGACCTCGAGAAGATCATGCGGCAGTTCGTGGAGGGGGAGCTCGACATCCTCGTCTCGACACTCATCGTGGAGAGCGGCCTCGACGTACCCAACGCCAACACGATGTTCGTGAACCGGGCCGACCATCTGGGACTGGCGCAGCTGTACCAGCTGCGTGGGCGCGTGGGCCGGTCACACCGGCGTGCCTACTGTTACCTGCTGGTGCCCGACCGGGTGGACGAAGATGCCGAGCGTCGTCTGGCGGTGCTGGAGCACCATACGGAACTGGGCGCCGGCTACCGGGTGGCCCTCAAGGACCTCGAACTGCGCGGCGCCGGCAACCTGCTGGGCCCCGAGCAGTCCGGGTTCGTGCACTCCGTGGGGTTCGACCTGTACCTGCGCCTGCTCGACGAAACGGTGCGGCAGCTGTCCGATGACGGGTCGCAGAAGGCGTGGATCCCGGCCGACGTGAACCTCGACTTCCCGAGCTTCCTCCCCGACGACTACATCGCGTCGCCGGAAGCCAAGCTGGATGTCTACCGCCGCCTCACGGCGCTACGGGATGCCGGCGCCATCGAGGCGCTGCGGCAGGAGGTGCGCGACCGGTTCGGGGCGCTGCCGGCCCCCGCCGAGGCGCTCTTCGGGAGTGCCATGCTGCGGGTGATCGGGGCCGCCCTGGGGGTGGAGGGGGTGCTTGTGCGCGCTTCCGAGGCTCGTATTACTTTCAGGGCTGACGCAGTTCCGCGCCTGAAGGGGCTGTCAGCGGCATTCCACGGGGTACAATTCCAGGTGGATGTCCGCCGTGCGCAACCGTTGGCACTCAAGCTCACCCGACTGGGGGGCGCCGAGATGCTCGACGGGCTGATCCGTGCACTCAAGGCCCTCGTTCCCTGA
- the waaF gene encoding lipopolysaccharide heptosyltransferase II, translating to MISAVLQTSFLGDMVLTTPLLERLAGEGLVHVVGTPANAALLANHPAVASVIVFDKRGADRGVSGLRRVARRLRAVGAQRAFLAQGSNRTAALAFLARIPERIGFDTSGGRLFTTRRVPYQPSLHHAARLWQLANAPGEPTVPPPLRPSLFPGEREQAAVAALLAMHDVHDGDTLVALAPGSVWATKRWPSFDALAAELVRSAALPNARLVVLGAAGDAPLAAAIAAAARNVGAPSVIDATGRLSLLGSAALLARCRVLVTNDSAPLHLASAMNTPTVALFGPTVPALGFGPLAERQVVVQHDTLPCRPCHAHGPMQCPLGHWRCMRDLSPAAVRAAAERAAAERAATAQ from the coding sequence ATGATCTCCGCCGTCCTCCAGACCTCGTTTCTCGGCGACATGGTCCTCACCACCCCGCTCCTCGAGCGGCTGGCTGGTGAGGGCCTTGTGCATGTGGTGGGCACCCCGGCGAATGCGGCGCTGCTGGCCAACCACCCCGCCGTGGCGAGCGTCATCGTGTTCGACAAGCGCGGCGCCGACCGCGGGGTGAGCGGGCTGCGTCGGGTGGCCAGGCGCCTGCGGGCGGTGGGGGCGCAGCGTGCCTTTCTGGCGCAGGGCTCGAACCGCACCGCCGCGCTGGCCTTCCTGGCGCGCATCCCGGAACGGATCGGGTTCGACACCAGCGGTGGGCGTCTCTTCACCACGCGGCGGGTACCATACCAGCCGTCGCTGCATCACGCCGCGCGCCTGTGGCAGCTTGCCAATGCCCCCGGTGAGCCCACGGTACCTCCGCCACTTCGCCCGTCGCTGTTTCCCGGGGAGCGCGAGCAGGCCGCGGTGGCGGCCCTGCTGGCCATGCACGACGTTCACGACGGCGACACGCTGGTCGCCCTCGCCCCCGGCAGCGTGTGGGCCACCAAGCGCTGGCCGTCTTTCGACGCTCTCGCCGCGGAGCTGGTGCGCTCCGCCGCACTGCCCAACGCACGTCTGGTGGTGTTGGGCGCCGCGGGCGATGCGCCGCTCGCCGCCGCCATTGCCGCCGCCGCACGCAACGTGGGGGCGCCGTCCGTAATCGATGCCACGGGGCGCCTGTCACTGCTCGGATCAGCGGCGCTGCTGGCCCGCTGCCGCGTGCTCGTCACCAACGATTCGGCGCCCCTCCACCTCGCCAGCGCCATGAACACCCCCACGGTGGCGCTCTTCGGCCCTACGGTCCCCGCACTCGGATTCGGGCCGCTGGCCGAGCGGCAGGTCGTGGTGCAGCACGACACCCTGCCCTGCCGCCCCTGTCATGCGCACGGCCCCATGCAGTGCCCCCTGGGGCACTGGCGCTGCATGCGCGATCTCTCGCCAGCGGCCGTGCGCGCGGCGGCGGAGCGCGCGGCGGCGGAGCGCGCGGCAACCGCTCAGTAG